Proteins co-encoded in one Astatotilapia calliptera chromosome 18, fAstCal1.2, whole genome shotgun sequence genomic window:
- the LOC113010226 gene encoding zinc finger protein 691-like isoform X6, translated as MPSVQYLREFINERLTAAAEQIFLEFEKTIVQYEEEIDRQRRLLDITWKPQIKLHRTDVPQQQVCEEEEEVLPEQQLWNQERSSSVEQEEPEAPQIKEEQEELCSSQEGEQLGLKEEPEVHNDPVQYEEEMERQRRLLDITWKPQIKLHRTDVPQQQVCEEEEEEVLPEQQLWNQERRSSVEQEEPEAPQIKEEEEELCSSQEGEQLGLKEEPGTFMVTAAEEGEHSEPGGDGEQLLCDDSPQSESTDEESSKCEESGLSETVTSVPKKRKKRDRRQDDVESWTVSESPCNAATGRESDVCQKSIKRQAQRKKPNTDVKPYPCDTCGKSFRARSTWKRHLVTHTGERPYPCDTCGKSFSRSSTLYIHKKTHTGERPYTCDTCGKSFSRSSHLYIHKKTHTGERPYTCDTCGKSFSRSSTLYIHKKTHTGERPYTCDTCGKSFSQKSSLMCHKKTHTAEKPEAHKTFQCE; from the exons ATGCCTTCAGTTCAGTATCTGAGAGAGTTCATCAACGAGCGactaactgctgctgctgaacaaaTATTCTTGGAGTTTGAAAAAACGATCGTCCAGTACGAGGAAGAGATCGACCGTCAGCGCAGACTGCTGGATATCACCTGGAAACCCCAAATCAAGCTGCACAGGACAG ACGTCCCACAGCAGCAGgtctgtgaggaggaggaggaggttctccctgagcagcagctctggaaccaggagaggagctccagtgtggagcaggaggaaccagaagctccacagattaaagaggaacaggaggaactgtgcagcagtcaggagggagagcagctggGACTGAAGGAGGAGCCTGAAGTTCATAATGATCCTGTGCAGTACGAGGAAGAGATGGAGCGTCAGCGCAGACTGCTGGATATCACCTGGAAACCCCAAATCAAGCTGCACAGGACAG ACGTCCCACAGCAGCAGgtctgtgaggaggaggaggaggaggttctccctgagcagcagctctggaACCAGGAGAGGCGCTCCAGTGTGGAGCAGGAGGAACCAGAAGctccacagattaaagaggaagaggaggaactgtgcagcagtcaggagggagagcagctggGACTGAAGGAGGAGCCTGGTACCTTTATGGTGACTGCTGCTGAGGAAGGAGAGCACAGTGAACCAGGAGGAGACGGGGAGCAGCTCCTCTGTGATGACTCTCCTCAAAGTGAAAGCACAGATGAAGAATCCAGCAAGTGTGAAGAGTCAGGGTTAAGTGAAACTGTGACCTCAGTgccaaagaagaggaagaagcgaGACAGACGTCAGGATGATGTGGAGAGCTGGACTGTGTCAGAGAGTCCCTGCAATGCTGCCACAGGTAGAGAGTCTGATGTTTGCCAAAAATCCATCAAGCGTCAGGCCCAAAGAAAGAAACCCAACACTGATGTGAAACCCTATCCTTGTGATACATGTGGGAAAAGTTTTAGAGCTAGAAGTACGTGGAAACGTCACCTTGTAACCCACACAGGTGAGAGGCCATATCCCTGTGATAC ATGTGGGAAAAGTTTCAGTCGAAGCAGTACTTTGTATATTCACAAGAAAACTCACACAGGTGAGAGGCCGTATACCTGTGATACATGTGGGAAAAGTTTCAGTCGAAGCAGTCATTTGTATATTCACAAGAAAACTCACACAGGGGAGAGGCCGTATACTTGTGATACATGTGGGAAAAGTTTCAGTCGAAGCAGTACTTTGTATATTCACAAGAAAACTCACACAGGTGAGAGGCCGTATACCTGTGATACATGTGGGAAAAGCTTCAGTCAAAAAAGTAGCTTGATGTGTCACAAGAAAACTCACACAGCTGAGAAGCCAGAGGCTCataaaacatttcagtgtgaGTAG
- the LOC113010226 gene encoding zinc finger protein 436-like isoform X1, whose amino-acid sequence MPSVQYLREFINERLTAAAEQIFLEFEKTIVQYEEEIDRQRRLLDITWKPQIKLHRTDVPQQQVCEEEEEVLPEQQLWNQERSSSVEQEEPEAPQIKEEQEELCSSQEGEQLGLKEEPEVHNDPVQYEEEMERQRRLLDITWKPQIKLHRTDVPQQQVCEEEEEEVLPEQQLWNQERRSSVEQEEPEAPQIKEEEEELCSSQEGEQLGLKEEPGTFMVTAAEEGEHSEPGGDGEQLLCDDSPQSESTDEESSKCEESGLSETVTSVPKKRKKRDRRQDDVESWTVSESPCNAATGRESDVCQKSIKRQAQRKKPNTDVKPYPCDTCGKSFRARSTWKRHLVTHTGERPYPCDTCGKSFRRSSNLYDHMRTHTGERPYPCDTCGKRFSRSSTLYIHMRTHTGERPYHCDTCGKSFSQSSNLYIHKKTHTGEKLFACDTCGKSFTDRSTWKYHLITHTGERPYPCDTCGKSFTRSSHLYIHMRTHTGERPYPCDTCGKSFSSSSRLYIHRRIHTGEKLFTCETCGKSFSRSSTLYIHKKTHTGERPYTCDTCGKSFSRSSHLYIHKKTHTGERPYTCDTCGKSFSRSSTLYIHKKTHTGERPYTCDTCGKSFSQKSSLMCHKKTHTAEKPEAHKTFQCE is encoded by the exons ATGCCTTCAGTTCAGTATCTGAGAGAGTTCATCAACGAGCGactaactgctgctgctgaacaaaTATTCTTGGAGTTTGAAAAAACGATCGTCCAGTACGAGGAAGAGATCGACCGTCAGCGCAGACTGCTGGATATCACCTGGAAACCCCAAATCAAGCTGCACAGGACAG ACGTCCCACAGCAGCAGgtctgtgaggaggaggaggaggttctccctgagcagcagctctggaaccaggagaggagctccagtgtggagcaggaggaaccagaagctccacagattaaagaggaacaggaggaactgtgcagcagtcaggagggagagcagctggGACTGAAGGAGGAGCCTGAAGTTCATAATGATCCTGTGCAGTACGAGGAAGAGATGGAGCGTCAGCGCAGACTGCTGGATATCACCTGGAAACCCCAAATCAAGCTGCACAGGACAG ACGTCCCACAGCAGCAGgtctgtgaggaggaggaggaggaggttctccctgagcagcagctctggaACCAGGAGAGGCGCTCCAGTGTGGAGCAGGAGGAACCAGAAGctccacagattaaagaggaagaggaggaactgtgcagcagtcaggagggagagcagctggGACTGAAGGAGGAGCCTGGTACCTTTATGGTGACTGCTGCTGAGGAAGGAGAGCACAGTGAACCAGGAGGAGACGGGGAGCAGCTCCTCTGTGATGACTCTCCTCAAAGTGAAAGCACAGATGAAGAATCCAGCAAGTGTGAAGAGTCAGGGTTAAGTGAAACTGTGACCTCAGTgccaaagaagaggaagaagcgaGACAGACGTCAGGATGATGTGGAGAGCTGGACTGTGTCAGAGAGTCCCTGCAATGCTGCCACAGGTAGAGAGTCTGATGTTTGCCAAAAATCCATCAAGCGTCAGGCCCAAAGAAAGAAACCCAACACTGATGTGAAACCCTATCCTTGTGATACATGTGGGAAAAGTTTTAGAGCTAGAAGTACGTGGAAACGTCACCTTGTAACCCACACAGGTGAGAGGCCATATCCCTGTGATACATGTGGGAAAAGTTTCAGACGAAGCAGTAATTTGTATGATCACATGAGAACTCACACAGGTGAGAGGCCATATCCCTGTGATACATGTGGGAAAAGGTTCAGTCGAAGCAGTACTTTGTATATCCACATGAGAACCCACACAGGTGAGAGGCCGTATCACTGTGATACATGTGGGAAAAGCTTCAGTCAAAGCAGTAATTTGTATATTCACAAGAAAACTCACACAGGTGAAAAACTGTTTGCTTGTGACACATGTGGCAAAAGCTTCACTGATAGAAGTACCTGGAAATACCACCTTATCACTCACACAGGTGAGAGGCCATATCCCTGTGATACATGTGGGAAAAGTTTTACTCGAAGCAGTCATTTGTATATTCACATGAGAACCCACACAGGTGAAAGGCCATATCCCTGTGATACATGTGGGAAAAGTTTCAGTTCAAGCAGTCGTTTGTATATTCACAGGAGAATCCACACAGGTGAAAAGCTGTTTACGTGTGAAACATGTGGGAAAAGTTTCAGTCGAAGCAGTACTTTGTATATTCACAAGAAAACTCACACAGGTGAGAGGCCGTATACCTGTGATACATGTGGGAAAAGTTTCAGTCGAAGCAGTCATTTGTATATTCACAAGAAAACTCACACAGGGGAGAGGCCGTATACTTGTGATACATGTGGGAAAAGTTTCAGTCGAAGCAGTACTTTGTATATTCACAAGAAAACTCACACAGGTGAGAGGCCGTATACCTGTGATACATGTGGGAAAAGCTTCAGTCAAAAAAGTAGCTTGATGTGTCACAAGAAAACTCACACAGCTGAGAAGCCAGAGGCTCataaaacatttcagtgtgaGTAG
- the LOC113010226 gene encoding zinc finger protein 391-like isoform X5 has translation MPSVQYLREFINERLTAAAEQIFLEFEKTIVQYEEEIDRQRRLLDITWKPQIKLHRTDVPQQQVCEEEEEVLPEQQLWNQERSSSVEQEEPEAPQIKEEQEELCSSQEGEQLGLKEEPEVHNDPVQYEEEMERQRRLLDITWKPQIKLHRTDVPQQQVCEEEEEEVLPEQQLWNQERRSSVEQEEPEAPQIKEEEEELCSSQEGEQLGLKEEPGTFMVTAAEEGEHSEPGGDGEQLLCDDSPQSESTDEESSKCEESGLSETVTSVPKKRKKRDRRQDDVESWTVSESPCNAATGRESDVCQKSIKRQAQRKKPNTDVKPYPCDTCGKSFRARSTWKRHLVTHTGERPYPCDTCGKSFRRSSNLYDHMRTHTGERPYPCDTCGKSFTRSSHLYIHMRTHTGERPYPCDTCGKSFSSSSRLYIHRRIHTGEKLFTCETCGKSFSRSSTLYIHKKTHTGERPYTCDTCGKSFSRSSHLYIHKKTHTGERPYTCDTCGKSFSRSSTLYIHKKTHTGERPYTCDTCGKSFSQKSSLMCHKKTHTAEKPEAHKTFQCE, from the exons ATGCCTTCAGTTCAGTATCTGAGAGAGTTCATCAACGAGCGactaactgctgctgctgaacaaaTATTCTTGGAGTTTGAAAAAACGATCGTCCAGTACGAGGAAGAGATCGACCGTCAGCGCAGACTGCTGGATATCACCTGGAAACCCCAAATCAAGCTGCACAGGACAG ACGTCCCACAGCAGCAGgtctgtgaggaggaggaggaggttctccctgagcagcagctctggaaccaggagaggagctccagtgtggagcaggaggaaccagaagctccacagattaaagaggaacaggaggaactgtgcagcagtcaggagggagagcagctggGACTGAAGGAGGAGCCTGAAGTTCATAATGATCCTGTGCAGTACGAGGAAGAGATGGAGCGTCAGCGCAGACTGCTGGATATCACCTGGAAACCCCAAATCAAGCTGCACAGGACAG ACGTCCCACAGCAGCAGgtctgtgaggaggaggaggaggaggttctccctgagcagcagctctggaACCAGGAGAGGCGCTCCAGTGTGGAGCAGGAGGAACCAGAAGctccacagattaaagaggaagaggaggaactgtgcagcagtcaggagggagagcagctggGACTGAAGGAGGAGCCTGGTACCTTTATGGTGACTGCTGCTGAGGAAGGAGAGCACAGTGAACCAGGAGGAGACGGGGAGCAGCTCCTCTGTGATGACTCTCCTCAAAGTGAAAGCACAGATGAAGAATCCAGCAAGTGTGAAGAGTCAGGGTTAAGTGAAACTGTGACCTCAGTgccaaagaagaggaagaagcgaGACAGACGTCAGGATGATGTGGAGAGCTGGACTGTGTCAGAGAGTCCCTGCAATGCTGCCACAGGTAGAGAGTCTGATGTTTGCCAAAAATCCATCAAGCGTCAGGCCCAAAGAAAGAAACCCAACACTGATGTGAAACCCTATCCTTGTGATACATGTGGGAAAAGTTTTAGAGCTAGAAGTACGTGGAAACGTCACCTTGTAACCCACACAGGTGAGAGGCCATATCCCTGTGATACATGTGGGAAAAGTTTCAGACGAAGCAGTAATTTGTATGATCACATGAGAACTCACACAG GTGAGAGGCCATATCCCTGTGATACATGTGGGAAAAGTTTTACTCGAAGCAGTCATTTGTATATTCACATGAGAACCCACACAGGTGAAAGGCCATATCCCTGTGATACATGTGGGAAAAGTTTCAGTTCAAGCAGTCGTTTGTATATTCACAGGAGAATCCACACAGGTGAAAAGCTGTTTACGTGTGAAACATGTGGGAAAAGTTTCAGTCGAAGCAGTACTTTGTATATTCACAAGAAAACTCACACAGGTGAGAGGCCGTATACCTGTGATACATGTGGGAAAAGTTTCAGTCGAAGCAGTCATTTGTATATTCACAAGAAAACTCACACAGGGGAGAGGCCGTATACTTGTGATACATGTGGGAAAAGTTTCAGTCGAAGCAGTACTTTGTATATTCACAAGAAAACTCACACAGGTGAGAGGCCGTATACCTGTGATACATGTGGGAAAAGCTTCAGTCAAAAAAGTAGCTTGATGTGTCACAAGAAAACTCACACAGCTGAGAAGCCAGAGGCTCataaaacatttcagtgtgaGTAG
- the LOC113010226 gene encoding zinc finger protein 436-like isoform X4 yields the protein MPSVQYLREFINERLTAAAEQIFLEFEKTIVQYEEEIDRQRRLLDITWKPQIKLHRTDVPQQQVCEEEEEVLPEQQLWNQERSSSVEQEEPEAPQIKEEQEELCSSQEGEQLGLKEEPEVHNDPVQYEEEMERQRRLLDITWKPQIKLHRTDVPQQQVCEEEEEEVLPEQQLWNQERRSSVEQEEPEAPQIKEEEEELCSSQEGEQLGLKEEPGTFMVTAAEEGEHSEPGGDGEQLLCDDSPQSESTDEESSKCEESGLSETVTSVPKKRKKRDRRQDDVESWTVSESPCNAATGRESDVCQKSIKRQAQRKKPNTDVKPYPCDTCGKSFRARSTWKRHLVTHTGERPYPCDTCGKSFRRSSNLYDHMRTHTGERPYPCDTCGKRFSRSSTLYIHMRTHTGERPYHCDTCGKSFSQSSNLYIHKKTHTGEKLFACDTCGKSFTDRSTWKYHLITHTGERPYPCDTCGKSFTRSSHLYIHMRTHTGERPYPCDTCGKSFSSSSRLYIHRRIHTGEKLFTCETCGKSFSRSSTLYIHKKTHTGERPYTCDTCGKSFSQKSSLMCHKKTHTAEKPEAHKTFQCE from the exons ATGCCTTCAGTTCAGTATCTGAGAGAGTTCATCAACGAGCGactaactgctgctgctgaacaaaTATTCTTGGAGTTTGAAAAAACGATCGTCCAGTACGAGGAAGAGATCGACCGTCAGCGCAGACTGCTGGATATCACCTGGAAACCCCAAATCAAGCTGCACAGGACAG ACGTCCCACAGCAGCAGgtctgtgaggaggaggaggaggttctccctgagcagcagctctggaaccaggagaggagctccagtgtggagcaggaggaaccagaagctccacagattaaagaggaacaggaggaactgtgcagcagtcaggagggagagcagctggGACTGAAGGAGGAGCCTGAAGTTCATAATGATCCTGTGCAGTACGAGGAAGAGATGGAGCGTCAGCGCAGACTGCTGGATATCACCTGGAAACCCCAAATCAAGCTGCACAGGACAG ACGTCCCACAGCAGCAGgtctgtgaggaggaggaggaggaggttctccctgagcagcagctctggaACCAGGAGAGGCGCTCCAGTGTGGAGCAGGAGGAACCAGAAGctccacagattaaagaggaagaggaggaactgtgcagcagtcaggagggagagcagctggGACTGAAGGAGGAGCCTGGTACCTTTATGGTGACTGCTGCTGAGGAAGGAGAGCACAGTGAACCAGGAGGAGACGGGGAGCAGCTCCTCTGTGATGACTCTCCTCAAAGTGAAAGCACAGATGAAGAATCCAGCAAGTGTGAAGAGTCAGGGTTAAGTGAAACTGTGACCTCAGTgccaaagaagaggaagaagcgaGACAGACGTCAGGATGATGTGGAGAGCTGGACTGTGTCAGAGAGTCCCTGCAATGCTGCCACAGGTAGAGAGTCTGATGTTTGCCAAAAATCCATCAAGCGTCAGGCCCAAAGAAAGAAACCCAACACTGATGTGAAACCCTATCCTTGTGATACATGTGGGAAAAGTTTTAGAGCTAGAAGTACGTGGAAACGTCACCTTGTAACCCACACAGGTGAGAGGCCATATCCCTGTGATACATGTGGGAAAAGTTTCAGACGAAGCAGTAATTTGTATGATCACATGAGAACTCACACAGGTGAGAGGCCATATCCCTGTGATACATGTGGGAAAAGGTTCAGTCGAAGCAGTACTTTGTATATCCACATGAGAACCCACACAGGTGAGAGGCCGTATCACTGTGATACATGTGGGAAAAGCTTCAGTCAAAGCAGTAATTTGTATATTCACAAGAAAACTCACACAGGTGAAAAACTGTTTGCTTGTGACACATGTGGCAAAAGCTTCACTGATAGAAGTACCTGGAAATACCACCTTATCACTCACACAGGTGAGAGGCCATATCCCTGTGATACATGTGGGAAAAGTTTTACTCGAAGCAGTCATTTGTATATTCACATGAGAACCCACACAGGTGAAAGGCCATATCCCTGTGATACATGTGGGAAAAGTTTCAGTTCAAGCAGTCGTTTGTATATTCACAGGAGAATCCACACAGGTGAAAAGCTGTTTACGTGTGAAACATGTGGGAAAAGTTTCAGTCGAAGCAGTACTTTGTATATTCACAAGAAAACTCACACAGGTGAGAGGCCGTATACCTGTGATACAT GTGGGAAAAGCTTCAGTCAAAAAAGTAGCTTGATGTGTCACAAGAAAACTCACACAGCTGAGAAGCCAGAGGCTCataaaacatttcagtgtgaGTAG
- the LOC113010226 gene encoding zinc finger protein 436-like isoform X2, protein MPSVQYLREFINERLTAAAEQIFLEFEKTIVQYEEEIDRQRRLLDITWKPQIKLHRTDVPQQQVCEEERSSSVEQEEPEAPQIKEEQEELCSSQEGEQLGLKEEPEVHNDPVQYEEEMERQRRLLDITWKPQIKLHRTDVPQQQVCEEEEEEVLPEQQLWNQERRSSVEQEEPEAPQIKEEEEELCSSQEGEQLGLKEEPGTFMVTAAEEGEHSEPGGDGEQLLCDDSPQSESTDEESSKCEESGLSETVTSVPKKRKKRDRRQDDVESWTVSESPCNAATGRESDVCQKSIKRQAQRKKPNTDVKPYPCDTCGKSFRARSTWKRHLVTHTGERPYPCDTCGKSFRRSSNLYDHMRTHTGERPYPCDTCGKRFSRSSTLYIHMRTHTGERPYHCDTCGKSFSQSSNLYIHKKTHTGEKLFACDTCGKSFTDRSTWKYHLITHTGERPYPCDTCGKSFTRSSHLYIHMRTHTGERPYPCDTCGKSFSSSSRLYIHRRIHTGEKLFTCETCGKSFSRSSTLYIHKKTHTGERPYTCDTCGKSFSRSSHLYIHKKTHTGERPYTCDTCGKSFSRSSTLYIHKKTHTGERPYTCDTCGKSFSQKSSLMCHKKTHTAEKPEAHKTFQCE, encoded by the exons ATGCCTTCAGTTCAGTATCTGAGAGAGTTCATCAACGAGCGactaactgctgctgctgaacaaaTATTCTTGGAGTTTGAAAAAACGATCGTCCAGTACGAGGAAGAGATCGACCGTCAGCGCAGACTGCTGGATATCACCTGGAAACCCCAAATCAAGCTGCACAGGACAG ACGTCCCACAGCAGCAGgtctgtgaggag gagaggagctccagtgtggagcaggaggaaccagaagctccacagattaaagaggaacaggaggaactgtgcagcagtcaggagggagagcagctggGACTGAAGGAGGAGCCTGAAGTTCATAATGATCCTGTGCAGTACGAGGAAGAGATGGAGCGTCAGCGCAGACTGCTGGATATCACCTGGAAACCCCAAATCAAGCTGCACAGGACAG ACGTCCCACAGCAGCAGgtctgtgaggaggaggaggaggaggttctccctgagcagcagctctggaACCAGGAGAGGCGCTCCAGTGTGGAGCAGGAGGAACCAGAAGctccacagattaaagaggaagaggaggaactgtgcagcagtcaggagggagagcagctggGACTGAAGGAGGAGCCTGGTACCTTTATGGTGACTGCTGCTGAGGAAGGAGAGCACAGTGAACCAGGAGGAGACGGGGAGCAGCTCCTCTGTGATGACTCTCCTCAAAGTGAAAGCACAGATGAAGAATCCAGCAAGTGTGAAGAGTCAGGGTTAAGTGAAACTGTGACCTCAGTgccaaagaagaggaagaagcgaGACAGACGTCAGGATGATGTGGAGAGCTGGACTGTGTCAGAGAGTCCCTGCAATGCTGCCACAGGTAGAGAGTCTGATGTTTGCCAAAAATCCATCAAGCGTCAGGCCCAAAGAAAGAAACCCAACACTGATGTGAAACCCTATCCTTGTGATACATGTGGGAAAAGTTTTAGAGCTAGAAGTACGTGGAAACGTCACCTTGTAACCCACACAGGTGAGAGGCCATATCCCTGTGATACATGTGGGAAAAGTTTCAGACGAAGCAGTAATTTGTATGATCACATGAGAACTCACACAGGTGAGAGGCCATATCCCTGTGATACATGTGGGAAAAGGTTCAGTCGAAGCAGTACTTTGTATATCCACATGAGAACCCACACAGGTGAGAGGCCGTATCACTGTGATACATGTGGGAAAAGCTTCAGTCAAAGCAGTAATTTGTATATTCACAAGAAAACTCACACAGGTGAAAAACTGTTTGCTTGTGACACATGTGGCAAAAGCTTCACTGATAGAAGTACCTGGAAATACCACCTTATCACTCACACAGGTGAGAGGCCATATCCCTGTGATACATGTGGGAAAAGTTTTACTCGAAGCAGTCATTTGTATATTCACATGAGAACCCACACAGGTGAAAGGCCATATCCCTGTGATACATGTGGGAAAAGTTTCAGTTCAAGCAGTCGTTTGTATATTCACAGGAGAATCCACACAGGTGAAAAGCTGTTTACGTGTGAAACATGTGGGAAAAGTTTCAGTCGAAGCAGTACTTTGTATATTCACAAGAAAACTCACACAGGTGAGAGGCCGTATACCTGTGATACATGTGGGAAAAGTTTCAGTCGAAGCAGTCATTTGTATATTCACAAGAAAACTCACACAGGGGAGAGGCCGTATACTTGTGATACATGTGGGAAAAGTTTCAGTCGAAGCAGTACTTTGTATATTCACAAGAAAACTCACACAGGTGAGAGGCCGTATACCTGTGATACATGTGGGAAAAGCTTCAGTCAAAAAAGTAGCTTGATGTGTCACAAGAAAACTCACACAGCTGAGAAGCCAGAGGCTCataaaacatttcagtgtgaGTAG
- the LOC113010226 gene encoding zinc finger protein 436-like isoform X3: protein MPSVQYLREFINERLTAAAEQIFLEFEKTIVQYEEEIDRQRRLLDITWKPQIKLHRTDVPQQQVCEEEEEVLPEQQLWNQERSSSVEQEEPEAPQIKEEQEELCSSQEGEQLGLKEEPEVHNDPVQYEEEMERQRRLLDITWKPQIKLHRTDVPQQQVCEEEEEEVLPEQQLWNQERRSSVEQEEPEAPQIKEEEEELCSSQEGEQLGLKEEPGTFMVTAAEEGEHSEPGGDGEQLLCDDSPQSESTDEESSKCEESGLSETVTSVPKKRKKRDRRQDDVESWTVSESPCNAATGRESDVCQKSIKRQAQRKKPNTDVKPYPCDTCGKSFRARSTWKRHLVTHTGERPYPCDTCGKSFRRSSNLYDHMRTHTGERPYPCDTCGKRFSRSSTLYIHMRTHTGERPYHCDTCGKSFSQSSNLYIHKKTHTGEKLFACDTCGKSFTDRSTWKYHLITHTGERPYPCDTCGKSFSRSSTLYIHKKTHTGERPYTCDTCGKSFSRSSHLYIHKKTHTGERPYTCDTCGKSFSRSSTLYIHKKTHTGERPYTCDTCGKSFSQKSSLMCHKKTHTAEKPEAHKTFQCE from the exons ATGCCTTCAGTTCAGTATCTGAGAGAGTTCATCAACGAGCGactaactgctgctgctgaacaaaTATTCTTGGAGTTTGAAAAAACGATCGTCCAGTACGAGGAAGAGATCGACCGTCAGCGCAGACTGCTGGATATCACCTGGAAACCCCAAATCAAGCTGCACAGGACAG ACGTCCCACAGCAGCAGgtctgtgaggaggaggaggaggttctccctgagcagcagctctggaaccaggagaggagctccagtgtggagcaggaggaaccagaagctccacagattaaagaggaacaggaggaactgtgcagcagtcaggagggagagcagctggGACTGAAGGAGGAGCCTGAAGTTCATAATGATCCTGTGCAGTACGAGGAAGAGATGGAGCGTCAGCGCAGACTGCTGGATATCACCTGGAAACCCCAAATCAAGCTGCACAGGACAG ACGTCCCACAGCAGCAGgtctgtgaggaggaggaggaggaggttctccctgagcagcagctctggaACCAGGAGAGGCGCTCCAGTGTGGAGCAGGAGGAACCAGAAGctccacagattaaagaggaagaggaggaactgtgcagcagtcaggagggagagcagctggGACTGAAGGAGGAGCCTGGTACCTTTATGGTGACTGCTGCTGAGGAAGGAGAGCACAGTGAACCAGGAGGAGACGGGGAGCAGCTCCTCTGTGATGACTCTCCTCAAAGTGAAAGCACAGATGAAGAATCCAGCAAGTGTGAAGAGTCAGGGTTAAGTGAAACTGTGACCTCAGTgccaaagaagaggaagaagcgaGACAGACGTCAGGATGATGTGGAGAGCTGGACTGTGTCAGAGAGTCCCTGCAATGCTGCCACAGGTAGAGAGTCTGATGTTTGCCAAAAATCCATCAAGCGTCAGGCCCAAAGAAAGAAACCCAACACTGATGTGAAACCCTATCCTTGTGATACATGTGGGAAAAGTTTTAGAGCTAGAAGTACGTGGAAACGTCACCTTGTAACCCACACAGGTGAGAGGCCATATCCCTGTGATACATGTGGGAAAAGTTTCAGACGAAGCAGTAATTTGTATGATCACATGAGAACTCACACAGGTGAGAGGCCATATCCCTGTGATACATGTGGGAAAAGGTTCAGTCGAAGCAGTACTTTGTATATCCACATGAGAACCCACACAGGTGAGAGGCCGTATCACTGTGATACATGTGGGAAAAGCTTCAGTCAAAGCAGTAATTTGTATATTCACAAGAAAACTCACACAGGTGAAAAACTGTTTGCTTGTGACACATGTGGCAAAAGCTTCACTGATAGAAGTACCTGGAAATACCACCTTATCACTCACACAGGTGAGAGGCCATATCCCTGTGATAC ATGTGGGAAAAGTTTCAGTCGAAGCAGTACTTTGTATATTCACAAGAAAACTCACACAGGTGAGAGGCCGTATACCTGTGATACATGTGGGAAAAGTTTCAGTCGAAGCAGTCATTTGTATATTCACAAGAAAACTCACACAGGGGAGAGGCCGTATACTTGTGATACATGTGGGAAAAGTTTCAGTCGAAGCAGTACTTTGTATATTCACAAGAAAACTCACACAGGTGAGAGGCCGTATACCTGTGATACATGTGGGAAAAGCTTCAGTCAAAAAAGTAGCTTGATGTGTCACAAGAAAACTCACACAGCTGAGAAGCCAGAGGCTCataaaacatttcagtgtgaGTAG